In the genome of Phlebotomus papatasi isolate M1 chromosome 2, Ppap_2.1, whole genome shotgun sequence, one region contains:
- the LOC129802332 gene encoding uncharacterized protein LOC129802332 yields MSVCVVRGCSSSGHHIYVFPEDEEMREKWFNSFVGKERYREFNKSLAGICSKHFKPSDFEEIELDTMHGELKFDAVPSQNLFRPGQCLTITLDMSDSEEDDLVLSIVKDEEEVVDEADVKVTLSDYIQSFLELQTEYRNRINASLLEKYSIECLDKYITFYKLDFEPNGQVSISTSITISRNLNITVFAHGEQVTESSNELQVTGKINLYSKLQDILQAFVDFKSNSLRNSPSFKNNLALSIYALDEILKSRQELSDSDTELTVTNINTIKDQLLQIQNRDNKFSVSTIVNCFNIHAASPDAYEYLRTLMFLPKANELKELMKAETANMSTENTEGDQGNVNEVSSDEGSDVEMHFHSCK; encoded by the coding sequence ATGTCAGTTTGCGTGGTGCGTGGTTGTAGCTCAAGCGGCCACCATATTTACGTATTTCCGGAAGATGaagaaatgagagaaaaatGGTTCAACAGTTTCGTAGGAAAGGAACGCTATCGTGAATTTAATAAGTCGCTTGCCGGAATTTGTTCAAAGCACTTTAAGCCTTCTGACTTTGAAGAAATCGAACTAGACACAATGCATGGCGAACTGAAATTCGACGCTGTACCGTCTCAAAATCTCTTCAGACCCGGTCAGTGTTTGACAATTACTCTAGATATGTCTGACAGTGAGGAGGACGACCTAGTTTTATCTATTGTTAAAGATGAGGAAGAAGTAGTGGATGAAGCTGATGTCAAGGTTACATTATCAGATTACATACAAAGTTTTCTAGAACTTCAGACTGAATACCGCAACCGGATTAATGCATCCCTTCTGGAAAAATACTCAATTGAGTGTCTTGACAAGTATATCACCTTCTACAAATTGGACTTTGAACCAAATGGTCAAGTAAGCATTTCTACTAGCATAACAATATCAAGGAACTTGAACATAACAGTGTTTGCCCATGGTGAACAAGTCACAGAATCCAGTAATGAGTTACAGGTAACTGGAAAAATCAATCTGTATTCCAAGCTTCAGGACATTCTGCAAGCTTTTGTGGATTTTAAGAGTAATTCCCTCCGGAATTCCCCGTCTTTCAAAAACAATCTCGCCCTAAGTATTTATGCACTGGATGAGATTCTAAAGAGTCGACAAGAACTATCTGATAGTGATACAGAACTCACAGTAACCAATATCAATACCATCAAAGATCAATTGCTGCAAATTCAGAACAGAGATAATAAGTTTTCCGTCTCAACGATCGTCAATTGTTTTAATATTCATGCTGCGTCTCCTGATGCTTACGAATATCTAAGGACCCTGATGTTTCTACCTAAGGCGAATGAACTTAAAGAATTAATGAAAGCTGAGACTGCAAACATGTCAACTGAGAATACTGAAGGAGATCAGGGAAATGTCAATGAAGTATCTTCAGATGAAGGATCAGACGTTGAAATGCATTTTCACAGTTGCAAATAA
- the LOC129802328 gene encoding uncharacterized protein LOC129802328 isoform X1 → MPFRCTVKGCPSKIRTQPGVSLFKFPDDPNVFNDWIKAIPKSNDWEYKTSHRVCSLHFDDLDFHPQLATEKRRILIKTAIPHIFYYYNYRKFGESDEDSDNMPDSCCVEYCRKKRGKNADVILFRFPNDEDVRKKWVKAIQKIYPNWAPSKCPKICIDHFKENDLAGTGGKNSSKKCYLKKNVVPSQFKRKVDNSCITTIENYLKTRAACIVHDCDSHLSGEPVTHLGLPSTPELRQTWIKAIPRRQGMFFNDKTLICINHFKTTDIMRRSRTNGIRSLRPNTVPSIFPPSAVLLKEKELNAIRLEQERMEKSKQYFNDLTSNFEKLKQTYLERIKKTILGKFRARITDTYITFFRIDFSANGVPTIKSTLTVSDSMEITITINNQLVHHKYFEQYMTHGTKLITFSQLENLLNAISVDFDQCPRPQLPYKDSLKSLKKTITDMVEDSDDYDDCDSNELQMLLINLRDIIYAQGNTPRYPVEMIVQGAKLLNMAGTSYNMIRRLILYPGEKNILNYISPDMNQLPWNSNERKILQRTDEEMNT, encoded by the exons ATGCCTTTCAGGTGCACAGTAAAGGGATGTCCCTCAAAAATAAGAACACAACCAGGAGTTTCTCTCTTTAAGTTTCCTGATGATCCAAATGTTTTCAACGATTGGATCAAAGCAATACCTAAATCTAACGATTGGGAATATAAAACATCTCATAGAGTATGTAGTCTGCATTTTGATGACCTTGATTTCCATCCTCAACTTGCTACAGAGAAACGGAGAATTCTGATAAAAACCGCAATACCACATATCTTCTACTACTACAATTAT AGAAAGTTTGGAGAATCTGACGAAGATTCCGATAATATGCCAGATTCGTGTTGCGTTGAATACTGTCGCAAGAAGCGAGGAAAGAATGCGGATGTGATTCTTTTCCGTTTTCCAAACGATGAAGACGTTAGGAAAAAATGGGTAAAGGCCATTCAGAAAATTTATCCAAACTGGGCTCCATCGAAATGTCCGAAGATTTGTATAGATCACTTCAAGGAAAATGACTTAGCTGGGACTGGaggaaaaaattcttcaaaaaaatgTTACTTGAAGAAGAATGTAGTACCGTCACAATTTAAAA GAAAAGTGGATAATTCCTGTATAACCacaatagaaaattatttgaag ACCAGAGCTGCATGTATAGTTCATGATTGCGATTCACATCTCAGTGGGGAACCTGTCACTCACCTAGGCCTTCCAAGTACACCTGAATTGAGACAGACTTGGATAAAAGCGATTCCAAGGCGTCAAGGGATGTTTTTCAATGATAAAACACTAATTTGCATTAATCATTTCAAGACTACAGATATTATGCGTCGATCACGTACCAATGGTATCAGATCACTGAGACCAAATACTGTTCCTTCAATTTTTCCTCCAAGTGCTGTTCTTCTCAAAGAAAAAGAACTAAATGCCATTAGGCTTGAACAAGAACGAATGGAAAAATCGAAACAGTATTTCAATGATCTTACATCAAACTTTGAAAAACTCAAACAAACTTACCTTGAAAGGATCAAGAAAACCATTCTTGGGAAGTTTCGTGCCAGAATCACAGATACCTACATCACCTTCTTCCGGATTGATTTTAGTGCTAATGGTGTACCAACAATAAAATCAACTTTAACTGTGTCCGACTCCATGGAAATCACTATCACTATCAACAATCAGTTGGTTCATCACAAATATTTTGAACAGTACATGACCCATGGGACAAAGTTAATAACCTTTTCGCAACTCGAAAATCTTCTCAATGCAATTTCCGTTGACTTCGATCAGTGTCCAAGGCCGCAACTACCTTACAAAGATTCTCTGAAGAGTCTAAAGAAAACCATTACAGATATGGTTGAAGATAGCGATGATTATGATGATTGTGACTCAAATGAATTGCAAATGCTGCTTATTAACCTTCGAGATATTATTTATGCTCAAGGAAATACTCCAAGATATCCTGTAGAAATGATCGTTCAAGGAGCAAAACTACTAAATATGGCTGGCACTTCCTATAATATGATCCGTCGCTTGATTCTGTATCCTGGAGAGAAGAATATTCTCAATTACATTTCGCCAGATATGAATCAACTCCCGTGGAATTCTaacgaaagaaaaatattacaacGAACGGATGAAGAAATGAATACTTAG
- the LOC129802328 gene encoding uncharacterized protein LOC129802328 isoform X2, whose product MPDSCCVEYCRKKRGKNADVILFRFPNDEDVRKKWVKAIQKIYPNWAPSKCPKICIDHFKENDLAGTGGKNSSKKCYLKKNVVPSQFKRKVDNSCITTIENYLKTRAACIVHDCDSHLSGEPVTHLGLPSTPELRQTWIKAIPRRQGMFFNDKTLICINHFKTTDIMRRSRTNGIRSLRPNTVPSIFPPSAVLLKEKELNAIRLEQERMEKSKQYFNDLTSNFEKLKQTYLERIKKTILGKFRARITDTYITFFRIDFSANGVPTIKSTLTVSDSMEITITINNQLVHHKYFEQYMTHGTKLITFSQLENLLNAISVDFDQCPRPQLPYKDSLKSLKKTITDMVEDSDDYDDCDSNELQMLLINLRDIIYAQGNTPRYPVEMIVQGAKLLNMAGTSYNMIRRLILYPGEKNILNYISPDMNQLPWNSNERKILQRTDEEMNT is encoded by the exons ATGCCAGATTCGTGTTGCGTTGAATACTGTCGCAAGAAGCGAGGAAAGAATGCGGATGTGATTCTTTTCCGTTTTCCAAACGATGAAGACGTTAGGAAAAAATGGGTAAAGGCCATTCAGAAAATTTATCCAAACTGGGCTCCATCGAAATGTCCGAAGATTTGTATAGATCACTTCAAGGAAAATGACTTAGCTGGGACTGGaggaaaaaattcttcaaaaaaatgTTACTTGAAGAAGAATGTAGTACCGTCACAATTTAAAA GAAAAGTGGATAATTCCTGTATAACCacaatagaaaattatttgaag ACCAGAGCTGCATGTATAGTTCATGATTGCGATTCACATCTCAGTGGGGAACCTGTCACTCACCTAGGCCTTCCAAGTACACCTGAATTGAGACAGACTTGGATAAAAGCGATTCCAAGGCGTCAAGGGATGTTTTTCAATGATAAAACACTAATTTGCATTAATCATTTCAAGACTACAGATATTATGCGTCGATCACGTACCAATGGTATCAGATCACTGAGACCAAATACTGTTCCTTCAATTTTTCCTCCAAGTGCTGTTCTTCTCAAAGAAAAAGAACTAAATGCCATTAGGCTTGAACAAGAACGAATGGAAAAATCGAAACAGTATTTCAATGATCTTACATCAAACTTTGAAAAACTCAAACAAACTTACCTTGAAAGGATCAAGAAAACCATTCTTGGGAAGTTTCGTGCCAGAATCACAGATACCTACATCACCTTCTTCCGGATTGATTTTAGTGCTAATGGTGTACCAACAATAAAATCAACTTTAACTGTGTCCGACTCCATGGAAATCACTATCACTATCAACAATCAGTTGGTTCATCACAAATATTTTGAACAGTACATGACCCATGGGACAAAGTTAATAACCTTTTCGCAACTCGAAAATCTTCTCAATGCAATTTCCGTTGACTTCGATCAGTGTCCAAGGCCGCAACTACCTTACAAAGATTCTCTGAAGAGTCTAAAGAAAACCATTACAGATATGGTTGAAGATAGCGATGATTATGATGATTGTGACTCAAATGAATTGCAAATGCTGCTTATTAACCTTCGAGATATTATTTATGCTCAAGGAAATACTCCAAGATATCCTGTAGAAATGATCGTTCAAGGAGCAAAACTACTAAATATGGCTGGCACTTCCTATAATATGATCCGTCGCTTGATTCTGTATCCTGGAGAGAAGAATATTCTCAATTACATTTCGCCAGATATGAATCAACTCCCGTGGAATTCTaacgaaagaaaaatattacaacGAACGGATGAAGAAATGAATACTTAG